In Bdellovibrio sp. ArHS, one genomic interval encodes:
- a CDS encoding EF-Tu/IF-2/RF-3 family GTPase: DAYIPEPVRATDKTFLMPVEDVFSISGRGTVVTGRVERGIVKVGDEIEIIGIRPTQKTTVTGIEMFRKLLDEGQAGDNCGVLLRGTKKEEVERGQVLAKPGSVKPHKKFKAEAYILTKEEGGRHTPFFNGYRPQFYFRTTDVTGVCTLKAGTEMVMPGDRVELAVELIAPIAMEKELRFAIREGGRTVGAGVVVEIVE; the protein is encoded by the coding sequence GTGATGCTTACATCCCTGAACCAGTTCGTGCTACTGATAAAACTTTCTTGATGCCAGTAGAGGACGTATTCTCTATCTCTGGTCGTGGTACAGTTGTTACTGGCCGTGTAGAGCGTGGTATCGTTAAAGTTGGTGACGAGATCGAAATCATCGGTATCCGTCCAACTCAAAAAACGACTGTAACTGGTATCGAAATGTTCCGTAAACTTCTTGATGAAGGTCAAGCAGGGGACAACTGTGGTGTTCTTCTTCGTGGTACTAAAAAAGAAGAAGTTGAACGTGGTCAAGTTTTGGCTAAACCAGGTTCAGTAAAACCTCACAAAAAATTCAAAGCTGAAGCGTACATCCTAACTAAAGAAGAAGGCGGACGTCACACTCCATTCTTCAATGGTTACCGTCCTCAGTTCTACTTCCGTACAACAGACGTAACTGGTGTTTGTACTTTGAAAGCTGGAACTGAAATGGTTATGCCTGGTGACCGCGTTGAATTGGCTGTTGAGTTGATCGCTCCAATCGCAATGGAAAAAGAATTGCGTTTCGCGATCCGCGAAGGTGGCCGTACTGTTGGCGCCGGCGTAGTTGTTGAAATCGTTGAATAA
- the secE gene encoding preprotein translocase subunit SecE produces MEKANSKILTISFAIAAILVGLTTSLLIKAFAGAFGVVARAADSDMVRHGLPVALGLVVFAVLQFNPKVMSWGEEVVSEIRKVVWPSRKDTTAMTIACIVMVLISSVIISSFDLISGFFINYLMK; encoded by the coding sequence ATGGAAAAGGCCAACTCTAAGATTTTGACAATCAGCTTTGCTATCGCAGCTATCTTGGTCGGTTTGACAACATCTCTTCTCATCAAAGCCTTCGCTGGCGCCTTCGGGGTTGTAGCACGAGCTGCTGATTCCGACATGGTCCGCCACGGTCTTCCAGTGGCTTTGGGCTTGGTTGTTTTTGCAGTCCTTCAATTCAACCCAAAAGTCATGTCTTGGGGTGAAGAGGTTGTCTCCGAAATTCGTAAAGTGGTATGGCCTTCTCGTAAAGACACAACGGCCATGACAATCGCATGTATCGTGATGGTGCTTATTTCAAGCGTTATCATCAGTTCATTCGATTTGATCTCAGGCTTCTTTATCAACTACCTCATGAAGTAA
- the nusG gene encoding transcription termination/antitermination protein NusG, translating into MEKKWYIVNVQTSCENTAKKAIEEKIKSNKMEEFFGEILIPAESVVELVKGQKQTKSRKFFPGYIFVQMFLNDETWHLVRNSSKVTGFVGGTKTRPPEVPEAEVLRVTQQMAGMAEKPKPKVKFSVGENVTVIDGPFSNFQGSVEEVNEDKGKLKVLVSIFGRPTPVELDYIQVEKQ; encoded by the coding sequence ATGGAAAAAAAGTGGTACATCGTTAACGTTCAAACAAGTTGTGAAAACACTGCCAAAAAGGCCATCGAAGAAAAAATCAAATCCAATAAAATGGAAGAGTTTTTCGGAGAGATTCTTATTCCAGCAGAAAGCGTTGTTGAGCTTGTAAAAGGTCAAAAACAGACTAAATCGCGTAAATTTTTCCCAGGTTACATCTTCGTTCAGATGTTTTTGAACGATGAAACTTGGCATTTAGTACGTAATTCGTCTAAAGTGACGGGCTTCGTGGGTGGGACTAAAACTCGTCCTCCAGAGGTGCCGGAAGCAGAGGTTCTTCGTGTAACGCAGCAAATGGCTGGTATGGCGGAAAAACCGAAGCCAAAAGTGAAGTTCTCTGTCGGTGAGAATGTGACTGTTATTGATGGTCCATTCAGCAACTTCCAGGGTTCTGTAGAAGAAGTGAACGAGGACAAAGGGAAACTGAAAGTTCTTGTCAGCATTTTCGGTAGACCAACTCCAGTGGAATTGGACTACATTCAAGTTGAAAAACAATAA
- the rplK gene encoding 50S ribosomal protein L11 — MAKKVTGMIKLQIPAGKANPAPPVGPALGQHGVNIMEFCKQFNARTQALGDSIIPIIITVYQDRSFTFITKTPPVSSLIKKALKLESGSKQPQKDKVGKINNDQIKQIATTKLPDLNCLKVESAMSQVAGTAKSMGIDIA; from the coding sequence ATGGCAAAAAAAGTTACAGGAATGATCAAGCTGCAAATACCGGCAGGGAAAGCTAATCCAGCTCCTCCCGTTGGACCGGCACTTGGACAGCACGGGGTAAACATCATGGAATTCTGTAAGCAGTTCAACGCTCGTACACAAGCGTTGGGTGATAGCATCATCCCTATCATCATCACTGTTTACCAAGACAGATCGTTTACTTTCATTACGAAAACACCACCGGTGTCTTCTTTGATCAAAAAGGCGTTGAAATTGGAATCTGGTTCCAAGCAACCGCAAAAAGACAAAGTAGGCAAAATCAATAACGATCAAATCAAGCAAATCGCTACAACGAAATTGCCTGACTTGAACTGCTTGAAAGTTGAATCCGCAATGTCACAAGTTGCTGGTACGGCTAAGAGCATGGGCATCGATATCGCATAG
- the rplA gene encoding 50S ribosomal protein L1 yields MAGKKFEAASKKVDSQKKYSVEEAFKLVVATAPAKFDESIDVALRLGIDPKQSDQQVRGAISLPHGLGKEVKVVVFAKGPKEAEAKAAGADFVGADDLVAKIQGGWLDFDKCIATPDMMATVSKVAKILGPRGLMPNPKIGTVTMNVGEAVAAEKKGKLDFRVDKAGIVHAGIGKKSMGDAKLRDNFLTLLGAIVKAKPAASKGIYLKTISVASTMGPGVKIEPNAAAALTATNA; encoded by the coding sequence ATGGCAGGTAAAAAATTCGAAGCAGCCTCTAAGAAGGTTGATTCTCAAAAAAAATACTCTGTTGAAGAAGCATTCAAACTTGTGGTAGCGACTGCTCCAGCTAAATTTGATGAATCTATCGACGTAGCTTTGCGCTTGGGTATTGACCCTAAGCAATCTGACCAACAAGTTCGTGGCGCGATCTCTTTGCCTCACGGTCTTGGTAAAGAAGTTAAAGTTGTTGTTTTCGCAAAAGGCCCGAAAGAGGCTGAAGCGAAAGCGGCTGGCGCTGACTTCGTTGGTGCTGACGACCTTGTTGCTAAAATTCAAGGTGGTTGGTTGGATTTCGACAAATGTATCGCGACTCCAGACATGATGGCGACTGTTTCTAAAGTTGCTAAGATCTTGGGGCCTCGTGGTTTGATGCCGAACCCAAAAATCGGTACTGTAACTATGAACGTTGGTGAAGCAGTAGCTGCCGAGAAAAAAGGTAAGCTTGATTTCCGCGTTGATAAAGCAGGTATCGTTCACGCTGGTATCGGTAAGAAGTCTATGGGCGATGCTAAACTTCGCGATAACTTCCTAACTTTGTTGGGTGCTATCGTAAAAGCGAAGCCAGCAGCGTCTAAAGGTATCTATCTTAAAACTATCTCCGTAGCTTCAACTATGGGTCCTGGTGTTAAGATTGAACCAAATGCGGCAGCAGCACTAACTGCTACTAACGCATAA
- the rplJ gene encoding 50S ribosomal protein L10 — protein sequence MITRADKEQEIKLITEKFGKAKGAFIVDFKGIKVEQVTNLRKKLNAAESEMKVVRNTLAKRAFKDHPAIEKAFANSMKGTNAIVFSYGEVNATAKTLAEFAKDVEVLQIKSGVMDGEALDDAKIKFLATLPGKDQLRAMFLGTLLGAGSALARCLNAYAEKLGGGATTEEAPQA from the coding sequence ATGATCACTCGCGCAGATAAAGAGCAAGAGATTAAGCTAATCACGGAGAAATTCGGAAAGGCTAAAGGAGCTTTCATCGTTGACTTCAAAGGCATCAAGGTTGAGCAGGTTACTAACTTGCGTAAAAAATTGAATGCTGCTGAATCAGAGATGAAGGTTGTCCGCAACACTCTTGCAAAAAGAGCGTTCAAAGATCACCCAGCTATTGAAAAGGCATTTGCTAATTCAATGAAAGGTACTAACGCCATCGTATTCTCTTACGGTGAAGTGAACGCAACTGCAAAAACATTGGCTGAATTCGCGAAGGACGTTGAAGTTCTTCAGATTAAGTCTGGTGTTATGGACGGTGAAGCGTTGGATGATGCTAAGATTAAGTTCTTGGCGACTCTTCCAGGCAAAGACCAACTTCGCGCTATGTTCCTCGGTACACTATTGGGTGCAGGTTCTGCACTTGCTAGATGCTTGAATGCTTATGCTGAGAAACTTGGTGGCGGTGCTACTACTGAAGAAGCTCCACAAGCGTAA
- the rplL gene encoding 50S ribosomal protein L7/L12, translating to MSLTNDQLVDALSQKTVLEIAELVKMLEEKWGVSAAAPVAAAAGPAAVVEEKTAFDVILVDAGANKINVIKEVRGLTGLGLAEAKALVEAGNKAVKEGATKEDAEKIKKALEAAGAKVTVK from the coding sequence ATGTCTCTAACTAACGATCAATTAGTAGATGCGTTGTCTCAGAAAACAGTTCTTGAGATCGCTGAACTTGTAAAAATGCTTGAAGAAAAATGGGGCGTTTCTGCTGCTGCTCCTGTAGCTGCTGCGGCAGGTCCTGCTGCTGTTGTTGAAGAAAAAACTGCTTTCGACGTTATCCTTGTTGACGCTGGCGCCAACAAAATCAACGTTATTAAAGAAGTTCGTGGCTTGACTGGTCTTGGTCTTGCTGAAGCAAAAGCCCTTGTTGAAGCTGGTAACAAAGCTGTTAAAGAAGGCGCTACTAAAGAAGACGCAGAAAAAATCAAGAAAGCTCTTGAAGCTGCGGGCGCGAAAGTTACTGTTAAGTAG